A portion of the Stigmatella aurantiaca DW4/3-1 genome contains these proteins:
- a CDS encoding DUF6178 family protein, translating to MPENKQGNGKDAQLALRELRRQLTQLPPRKRLDALIESPEAQALVRSLPAELLFSTIQEVGLADTTELVQLASPAQFRAFVDLGAWKRDRIDVHGVLTWLRAARGDSPEEFLRKLHGVDLEVLEYLLREFTNVHDLEEDPDVHPPGVTMETPEGRYLIEFKVEGVEQAALRTILNDLIAENPFEAVRLLEATRWEIPSELEEAAYRFRTARLQDLGFPTLDEAASLFSRVDTGTAPARRGPAALVPAQERVDYLDAALRGLSELERENLEDELRGVANAALVAELADPGDLEAVRSVGEMVRDYLSLGLEHLSGAEPSLAPELVRDTPLRRIFQTGFSLTLALKFRADRLAKRPEARVDETLMVFPEEAAALQALRLKRPRRALRVPGAEPVPFRSLREIAASEALLARAEAQVALFQGVLGNASAAHQVVARFGVPLEVLGVDRLFVSAVAMAVLEGQVNPRPVPLGHTVELCERLFEGTPQAPVVRPSAEQRALDTLEPRVVAEARPELQRLVKVSLERLREEIAAPYLQEGRLDPALSVVLPMEGNPTA from the coding sequence GTGCCCGAGAACAAGCAGGGAAACGGCAAGGATGCGCAGCTCGCCCTCCGGGAGTTGCGCCGGCAGCTCACCCAGCTCCCGCCCCGCAAGCGGCTGGATGCCCTCATCGAGTCCCCCGAGGCGCAGGCCTTGGTGCGGTCGCTCCCGGCGGAGCTGCTCTTCTCCACCATTCAGGAGGTGGGGCTGGCGGATACCACCGAGCTCGTTCAGCTCGCCTCGCCCGCGCAGTTCCGGGCCTTCGTGGATCTGGGGGCCTGGAAGCGGGATCGCATCGATGTGCACGGGGTGCTCACCTGGCTGCGGGCCGCGCGGGGCGATTCGCCCGAGGAGTTCCTGCGCAAGCTGCACGGGGTGGACCTCGAGGTGCTGGAGTACCTGCTGCGCGAGTTCACCAACGTCCATGACTTGGAGGAGGACCCGGACGTCCATCCTCCCGGCGTGACGATGGAGACGCCCGAGGGGCGCTACCTCATCGAGTTCAAGGTCGAGGGCGTGGAGCAGGCGGCGTTGCGGACGATCCTCAACGACTTGATCGCCGAGAACCCCTTCGAGGCGGTGCGTCTGCTGGAGGCCACGCGCTGGGAAATCCCCAGCGAGCTGGAGGAGGCCGCCTACCGTTTCCGCACCGCGCGGCTCCAGGATCTGGGCTTTCCCACGCTCGACGAGGCGGCCAGCCTCTTCAGCCGCGTGGACACGGGCACCGCGCCCGCCCGGCGTGGGCCGGCGGCGCTCGTTCCCGCCCAGGAACGGGTGGACTACCTGGACGCCGCCTTGCGAGGCCTGTCCGAGCTGGAGCGGGAGAACCTCGAGGACGAGCTGCGCGGGGTGGCCAACGCGGCCCTGGTGGCGGAGCTGGCGGATCCGGGAGATCTGGAGGCGGTGCGCTCTGTCGGAGAGATGGTGCGCGACTACCTGTCGCTCGGGCTGGAGCACCTGAGCGGGGCCGAGCCTTCCCTCGCCCCGGAGCTGGTGCGCGACACGCCGCTGCGGCGCATCTTCCAGACCGGCTTCTCGCTGACCTTGGCCCTGAAGTTCCGGGCGGACCGATTGGCCAAGAGGCCCGAGGCCCGCGTGGATGAGACGTTGATGGTCTTCCCGGAGGAGGCCGCGGCCCTTCAGGCGCTGCGCCTCAAGCGTCCTCGCCGCGCGCTGCGCGTCCCCGGGGCGGAGCCGGTGCCGTTCCGCTCCCTCCGAGAGATTGCCGCCAGCGAGGCGCTGCTGGCCCGGGCGGAGGCCCAGGTGGCCCTCTTCCAGGGGGTGCTGGGCAATGCCAGCGCGGCCCATCAGGTGGTGGCCCGCTTCGGCGTGCCGCTGGAGGTGCTGGGGGTGGACCGGCTCTTCGTCTCCGCGGTGGCCATGGCCGTGCTCGAAGGCCAGGTGAATCCACGGCCCGTGCCGCTGGGCCACACCGTGGAGCTGTGTGAGCGGCTCTTCGAGGGGACGCCGCAGGCGCCGGTGGTGCGCCCCAGCGCCGAGCAACGCGCGTTGGACACGCTGGAGCCCCGGGTGGTGGCCGAGGCGCGTCCAGAGTTGCAACGGTTGGTGAAGGTGTCCCTGGAACGGCTGCGCGAGGAGATCGCCGCCCCCTACCTTCAGGAGGGCCGTTTGGACCCGGCCCTGTCTGTCGTGTTGCCCATGGAGGGAAATCCGACAGCGTAA
- the coaE gene encoding dephospho-CoA kinase (Dephospho-CoA kinase (CoaE) performs the final step in coenzyme A biosynthesis.), with protein MRIYGLTGGIASGKSTVSGMLRELGAHVLDADAIAREVVEPGTQGLAEVAARFPGVLGPDGRLDRAKLGARVFGDPAERAALNALLHPRIREAFLEKTQALDAQGVERVLYDAPLLIENGLHVGLDGVVLVWVPRPLQKERLKARDALEDAAAEARLASQLPLDDKRPHATWMVDNSGDREATRAQVKEVWRALLARG; from the coding sequence TTGCGCATCTACGGACTGACCGGCGGGATCGCCTCCGGCAAGAGCACCGTGAGCGGCATGCTGCGGGAGCTGGGCGCGCACGTGCTGGACGCGGACGCCATCGCCCGCGAGGTGGTGGAGCCCGGCACCCAGGGCCTGGCGGAGGTGGCCGCCCGGTTTCCCGGCGTCCTGGGCCCAGATGGCCGGTTGGACCGGGCAAAGCTGGGCGCCCGCGTCTTTGGCGACCCCGCCGAGCGCGCCGCCCTCAACGCCTTGCTCCACCCCCGCATCCGAGAGGCCTTCCTGGAGAAGACCCAGGCGCTCGACGCTCAGGGCGTGGAGCGCGTCCTCTATGACGCCCCCCTGCTCATCGAGAACGGGCTGCACGTGGGCCTGGACGGGGTGGTGCTGGTGTGGGTGCCCCGGCCCCTCCAGAAGGAGCGGCTGAAGGCCCGGGACGCCCTGGAGGACGCCGCCGCCGAGGCCCGGCTGGCCTCCCAACTGCCCCTGGACGACAAGCGTCCCCATGCCACCTGGATGGTCGACAACTCCGGAGACCGGGAGGCCACCCGGGCCCAGGTGAAGGAAGTCTGGCGCGCCCTGCTCGCACGCGGCTGA
- the yihA gene encoding ribosome biogenesis GTP-binding protein YihA/YsxC, which yields MIKLIDARFVITATEPKGYPSGHSAEVAFVGRSNVGKSSMINTLTGRKKLVRVSNTPGRTRTLNFFDVELDRDGHRHQVRLADLPGYGFAKASKADRVQWNEMITTYLDKRHRLEAVVSIIDAEIGPTPDDLQTLDYLQEKDRRVLVVATKIDRLAKARRKPRIQALAQQLDLPLEAVIAFSSVDKIGVDEVWNALLGTFGKATRL from the coding sequence GTGATCAAACTCATCGACGCCCGCTTCGTCATTACCGCCACGGAGCCCAAGGGCTACCCGTCCGGGCACTCCGCGGAGGTGGCCTTCGTGGGCCGCTCCAACGTGGGCAAGTCGTCCATGATCAACACCCTGACGGGGCGCAAGAAGTTGGTGCGGGTCTCCAATACCCCGGGCCGCACGCGCACGCTCAACTTCTTCGACGTGGAGCTGGACCGCGACGGCCACCGCCACCAGGTGCGGCTGGCGGACCTGCCCGGCTACGGCTTCGCCAAGGCGAGCAAGGCCGACCGGGTCCAGTGGAACGAGATGATCACCACCTACCTCGACAAGCGGCACCGCCTCGAGGCCGTGGTGAGCATCATCGACGCGGAGATCGGTCCCACGCCGGATGATCTCCAGACGCTGGATTACCTCCAGGAGAAGGACCGGCGGGTCCTCGTCGTCGCCACGAAGATCGACCGGCTGGCCAAGGCGCGCCGCAAGCCCCGCATTCAGGCGCTCGCCCAGCAGCTCGACCTCCCCCTGGAGGCGGTCATCGCGTTTTCCTCGGTCGACAAGATCGGCGTGGACGAGGTGTGGAACGCGCTCCTGGGGACCTTCGGGAAGGCCACCCGGCTGTAG
- a CDS encoding multiheme c-type cytochrome → MRSSGSWILLFLLATSGIARAADFIGPESCKGCHPEAYNAWQQSKHARAMDSLSEAQKKDARCLSCHSPDQAQQATAHITCETCHGGGQYYAPEYVMKDAELARLVGLVDPSEKMCRTCHDASSPSLRPFNFVESLKAIDHWTPERARRAPRAEAPPPKPVKK, encoded by the coding sequence ATGCGGTCCTCCGGCTCCTGGATTCTCCTCTTTCTCCTGGCCACGTCAGGCATTGCCCGGGCGGCGGATTTCATTGGCCCGGAGAGCTGCAAGGGCTGCCACCCTGAAGCCTACAACGCCTGGCAGCAGTCCAAGCATGCCCGGGCCATGGACTCGCTCTCCGAGGCCCAGAAGAAGGATGCGCGCTGCCTGTCCTGCCACTCCCCGGATCAGGCGCAGCAGGCCACGGCCCATATCACCTGTGAGACGTGCCACGGCGGCGGCCAGTACTACGCCCCCGAGTATGTGATGAAGGACGCGGAGCTGGCCCGGTTGGTGGGGCTGGTGGATCCGTCGGAGAAGATGTGCCGGACCTGCCACGATGCCTCCTCGCCGTCCCTGAGGCCGTTCAACTTCGTGGAGTCCCTCAAGGCCATCGACCATTGGACCCCCGAGCGGGCCCGCCGGGCGCCCCGCGCCGAGGCCCCCCCGCCCAAGCCCGTGAAGAAATAG
- a CDS encoding myxosortase-dependent M36 family metallopeptidase, whose amino-acid sequence MRLRKKVLTGLLLAPLVSSPTWAKERALSDAFLAQRQEKALSITQTALEARGLRIAHSEERLGVPTVLWNTRLGTDRPQAFAGQGPEAAARAHLSQIADIYRLEREDISGAVLHSVHQPARGPVVVRFTQKVEGIEVFRSGLNVALTRGHELVAVTGYMAPHEAVAARRRTVGTDFPLGAPEAVARAFKNLTDTAISGRSLVSAGTQGEFAHFAFEPGVATVLPHAMAAPARAKKVFFMMPEGLRPAWYVELNVGTKGSSDSDYHSFVVSASDGQVLFSNNLTVEDSFSFRVWADPTSFIPQDGPHGTEATPHPTGVPDSYQAPFVAPALITLQNVPFSRNDPWLAPGATQTTGNNVEAYADLLAPDGFQPGVDLRADITAPGAFDYTYDVTQAPGSSAVQRKAAVAHLFYLNNFLHDWYYDFGFDEAAGNAQQLNYGRGGVEGDSIKAEAQDYSGRNNANMSTPADGARPRMQMYVFDGVPNIQVTAPASIAGSLDAGSAAWGKLAYDLTGELVIPNPSGITEGCEPFPANAFSGKIVLLDRGTCNYTVKALNAQNAGAIAILVANNVTAAAALSLGGADPAVTIAAAGLTQATGIALKNEVKTHNSTIAVKMKKQEAFDRDGTIDNAIVAHEWGHYISNRLIGNANGLTNNQGRSMGEGWSDFHSLLMVVREEDRNRAGNAQFQGVYAMAGYTQSGGANNGHYFGIRRLPYSTSLSKNALTYKHFATGSALPTTHPINASSMAGLGNSQVHAGGEVWSTMLWECYASLLNAHPFQEAQIRMKSYLVAAYKLTPNAPTLLEARDAVLAAAAAWDPADYARFRAAFAKRGAGVSAKAADRASVDHVGVVESFENGNNLEVVSIRLDDSVSGCDTDGVLDVGETGLLQVTVKNTGAAALSSFTGSVAASGASAVLAFPAGNTLSFTSLQPSATVTRSIQVTLTSTVPGTTPRAGLTITFDEPSIPAEAKTAKYNGRVHYDERLGQSSTEAFETEVTQWVSSPVNRWVPQLEKDEDGTPRRYFHVADASVVSDLSFTSPWLKVNPTGNFTLSYKYRHSLEGTTGSAGPAAPWYDGVVLEVTTDGITWENIFTKYGVVAGLNGTLTAGDNPLLAVRAHVGLNGAFPGWSAATANFGTQLADKNVRFRFRIGSDSSTGAYGFDLDDVTVTNASTPPFTALVAESSAGASCNRRPVADVGQAATSVAEFVTVGGELVRSTVTLNGTGSVDPDGQALTYLWTQVSGPAVTLSNATSATPTFVADVSKNTVLGFQLVVSDGTDESQPKIAEVAIVNVNRKPVAVIAGPATVADGTATPVTLDGSSSTDPDGEPLTYTWRQTVGPAVTLSSTTSAQPTFAVPAVTADTPLTFELVVRDGAANSDPKTFTVTVTHVNQAPTANAGADQTANIGDTVTLQGSATDPEGEALSYAWTVVAPQGTTVELTGANTATPSFTAPSVSAGQQLTLTFQLVASAGGQTSAPDTVTVTVSGPNVNKAPVAHPRKLPSDINASRLTLDASTSTDPEGDALTFRWEQVAGPSVTLSSTTEPSVSFEVPKTDSATQLQFKLTVTDTAGASSSDVVEVLVLGDKDDSSGCSSTGDSTGSLMVLSLLAGVLLSRRRYLPSA is encoded by the coding sequence ATGCGATTGCGGAAAAAGGTATTGACCGGTCTGTTGCTCGCGCCCCTTGTCAGCAGCCCCACGTGGGCCAAGGAGCGGGCCCTGTCCGATGCATTTCTCGCGCAGCGGCAGGAAAAAGCCCTGTCCATCACGCAGACCGCGCTCGAGGCGCGGGGCCTTCGCATCGCCCACTCCGAGGAGCGGCTGGGCGTGCCCACGGTCCTGTGGAACACGCGGCTCGGCACGGACCGCCCCCAGGCCTTCGCGGGCCAAGGCCCCGAGGCGGCCGCCCGCGCGCACCTGTCGCAAATCGCCGACATCTACCGCCTGGAACGGGAGGACATCTCCGGGGCCGTGCTCCACTCCGTCCACCAGCCCGCTCGGGGCCCCGTGGTGGTCCGCTTCACCCAGAAGGTGGAGGGCATCGAGGTCTTCCGCAGCGGCCTCAACGTCGCCCTGACCCGCGGCCATGAGCTCGTCGCCGTCACCGGCTACATGGCGCCGCACGAGGCCGTCGCCGCCCGCCGCCGCACGGTGGGCACGGACTTCCCGCTCGGGGCCCCGGAGGCCGTCGCCCGCGCCTTCAAGAACCTGACGGACACGGCCATCAGCGGCCGCTCGCTGGTGAGCGCCGGGACCCAGGGCGAGTTCGCCCACTTCGCGTTCGAACCTGGGGTGGCCACGGTGCTGCCCCACGCCATGGCCGCTCCCGCCCGGGCCAAGAAGGTCTTCTTCATGATGCCGGAGGGCCTGCGGCCCGCCTGGTACGTGGAGCTGAACGTCGGAACCAAGGGCAGCAGCGACTCGGACTACCACTCCTTCGTGGTCTCCGCGTCGGATGGCCAGGTGCTGTTCAGCAACAACCTGACGGTGGAGGACTCCTTCTCGTTCCGGGTGTGGGCGGATCCCACCTCGTTCATTCCCCAGGACGGCCCCCACGGCACCGAGGCCACCCCGCACCCCACGGGGGTGCCCGACTCCTACCAGGCGCCCTTCGTCGCGCCGGCCTTGATCACCCTGCAGAACGTGCCCTTCAGCCGCAATGATCCCTGGTTGGCACCGGGCGCCACCCAGACCACGGGCAACAACGTGGAGGCCTACGCCGACCTGCTCGCGCCAGACGGCTTCCAGCCAGGCGTGGACCTGCGCGCGGACATCACCGCGCCGGGTGCCTTCGACTACACCTATGACGTGACCCAGGCCCCAGGCTCCAGCGCCGTCCAGCGCAAAGCGGCCGTGGCGCACCTGTTCTACCTCAACAACTTCCTGCACGACTGGTACTACGACTTCGGCTTCGACGAGGCCGCCGGCAACGCGCAGCAGCTCAACTACGGCCGCGGCGGCGTGGAAGGCGACAGCATCAAGGCCGAGGCCCAGGACTACAGTGGCCGCAACAACGCCAACATGTCCACGCCGGCCGATGGCGCCCGGCCCCGCATGCAGATGTATGTCTTCGACGGCGTGCCGAACATCCAGGTGACAGCGCCCGCCTCCATCGCGGGCTCCCTCGACGCGGGCAGTGCCGCCTGGGGCAAGCTGGCCTACGATCTCACTGGCGAGTTGGTGATCCCCAATCCCTCGGGCATCACCGAGGGCTGTGAGCCTTTCCCGGCCAATGCCTTCTCCGGGAAGATCGTCCTGCTGGATCGCGGCACCTGCAACTACACCGTCAAGGCGCTCAACGCCCAGAACGCGGGGGCCATCGCGATCCTCGTGGCCAACAACGTGACGGCCGCCGCCGCCCTGTCGCTCGGAGGAGCGGATCCGGCCGTCACCATCGCGGCGGCCGGCCTCACCCAGGCGACGGGCATCGCGTTGAAGAATGAGGTGAAGACCCACAACAGCACCATCGCGGTGAAGATGAAGAAGCAAGAGGCGTTCGACCGTGACGGCACGATCGACAACGCCATCGTGGCGCACGAGTGGGGCCACTACATCAGCAACCGCCTCATCGGTAACGCCAACGGCCTGACGAACAACCAGGGCCGCTCCATGGGCGAGGGCTGGTCGGACTTCCACTCCTTGCTGATGGTGGTGCGAGAGGAAGACCGCAACCGGGCCGGCAACGCGCAGTTCCAGGGCGTCTACGCCATGGCGGGCTACACGCAGAGTGGCGGCGCGAACAACGGCCACTACTTCGGCATCCGCCGGCTGCCGTACTCGACGAGCCTCTCCAAGAACGCCCTCACCTACAAACACTTCGCCACGGGCTCTGCCCTGCCCACCACGCACCCCATCAACGCCAGCTCGATGGCGGGCCTGGGCAACTCCCAGGTGCACGCGGGGGGCGAGGTGTGGTCCACGATGCTGTGGGAGTGCTACGCCTCGCTGCTCAACGCTCACCCCTTCCAAGAGGCCCAGATCCGGATGAAGTCCTATCTGGTGGCCGCCTACAAGCTGACCCCCAACGCCCCCACCCTGCTGGAGGCGCGTGACGCGGTGCTCGCCGCGGCCGCCGCGTGGGATCCGGCCGACTACGCCCGGTTCCGCGCGGCCTTCGCCAAGCGTGGAGCGGGCGTGAGTGCCAAGGCGGCGGACCGCGCCTCCGTGGACCACGTGGGCGTGGTGGAGAGCTTCGAGAACGGCAACAACCTGGAAGTGGTCAGCATCCGCCTGGACGACAGCGTCTCCGGGTGCGACACCGACGGGGTGCTGGATGTGGGTGAGACGGGTCTGCTCCAGGTGACGGTGAAGAACACGGGCGCTGCGGCCTTGTCCTCCTTCACCGGCAGCGTGGCGGCCAGTGGCGCCTCCGCGGTCCTGGCGTTCCCCGCGGGCAACACGCTCAGCTTCACCTCCTTGCAGCCTTCCGCCACGGTGACGCGCAGCATCCAGGTCACTCTGACCAGCACCGTGCCTGGCACCACACCGCGCGCGGGGCTCACCATCACCTTCGACGAGCCCTCGATCCCAGCCGAGGCCAAGACCGCGAAGTACAACGGCCGCGTCCACTACGACGAGCGGCTCGGGCAGTCCTCCACGGAGGCCTTCGAGACCGAGGTGACCCAATGGGTGTCCAGCCCCGTCAACCGCTGGGTGCCCCAGCTCGAAAAGGATGAGGACGGAACCCCCCGCCGGTATTTCCACGTGGCGGACGCCTCAGTCGTCTCCGATTTGAGCTTCACCTCGCCCTGGCTGAAGGTGAATCCCACGGGGAACTTCACCCTCAGCTACAAGTACCGCCACTCCCTGGAGGGCACCACGGGCAGCGCCGGTCCCGCCGCCCCCTGGTACGACGGCGTCGTCCTGGAGGTCACCACCGACGGCATCACCTGGGAGAACATCTTCACCAAGTACGGCGTCGTCGCGGGCCTCAATGGAACCCTGACCGCGGGCGACAATCCCCTGCTGGCCGTGCGCGCCCACGTGGGCCTGAACGGGGCCTTCCCGGGCTGGTCGGCGGCGACCGCCAACTTCGGCACACAGTTGGCCGACAAGAATGTCCGCTTCCGCTTCCGGATCGGCTCGGACAGCTCCACGGGGGCCTACGGCTTCGATCTGGATGACGTGACGGTCACCAACGCCTCCACCCCCCCCTTCACCGCCCTGGTGGCCGAGAGCAGCGCGGGCGCCTCCTGCAACCGCCGCCCCGTGGCGGACGTGGGCCAAGCCGCCACCTCGGTGGCAGAGTTCGTCACCGTGGGCGGCGAGCTGGTGCGCAGCACGGTGACCCTCAATGGCACCGGCAGCGTCGATCCGGATGGCCAGGCCCTCACCTACCTCTGGACGCAGGTCAGTGGCCCGGCCGTCACCCTCTCGAATGCCACGTCCGCGACCCCCACGTTCGTGGCGGACGTGAGCAAGAACACCGTGCTCGGATTCCAGCTCGTCGTGAGCGACGGGACGGATGAGAGCCAGCCGAAGATCGCGGAAGTCGCCATCGTCAACGTCAACCGCAAGCCCGTGGCCGTCATCGCTGGCCCCGCCACCGTGGCCGATGGCACTGCCACGCCGGTGACGCTCGACGGCAGCAGCTCGACGGATCCGGATGGAGAGCCCCTGACCTACACGTGGCGGCAGACGGTGGGGCCCGCGGTGACGCTCAGCAGCACCACCAGCGCGCAGCCCACCTTCGCCGTGCCCGCGGTCACCGCGGACACTCCGCTCACGTTCGAGCTGGTGGTCCGGGATGGTGCCGCCAACAGCGATCCGAAGACGTTCACCGTGACGGTGACCCACGTGAACCAGGCGCCCACCGCGAACGCGGGGGCAGACCAGACGGCGAACATCGGCGACACCGTGACGCTCCAGGGCTCCGCGACGGATCCAGAGGGAGAAGCCCTCTCCTATGCCTGGACCGTGGTGGCGCCCCAGGGGACCACCGTTGAGCTGACGGGCGCAAACACCGCCACCCCGTCGTTCACGGCACCGTCCGTGAGCGCCGGACAGCAGCTCACTCTGACCTTCCAGCTCGTGGCCAGCGCGGGCGGACAGACCAGCGCGCCAGACACCGTGACGGTCACTGTCTCGGGCCCCAACGTCAACAAGGCTCCCGTGGCCCATCCTCGCAAGCTGCCCAGCGACATCAACGCCTCCCGCCTCACCCTCGATGCCTCCACCTCCACGGACCCGGAGGGGGATGCACTGACCTTCCGGTGGGAGCAGGTTGCGGGCCCATCGGTGACCCTCTCGTCTACAACGGAGCCCTCCGTGAGCTTCGAGGTGCCGAAGACAGACTCCGCCACCCAGCTCCAGTTCAAGCTCACGGTCACGGATACGGCCGGGGCCTCGTCTTCGGACGTGGTGGAGGTGCTGGTGCTCGGGGACAAGGACGACTCGTCCGGCTGCTCCAGCACGGGAGACAGCACGGGCAGCCTGATGGTGCTGTCGCTGCTGGCGGGGGTGCTGCTGTCGCGCCGCCGGTACCTGCCCAGCGCCTGA
- a CDS encoding PKD domain-containing protein — protein MRSPETSWMGLLLVLLVGTSAGGNPPTAAARATANGKPVAVISGPATVTEGTPTPVTLDGSGSTDPDNDPLTYQWRQTAGPAVTLSSTTHTKPTFPVPAVTADTLLTFELVVNDGTLDSEPAAFNVTVTHVNQPPTANAGEDQTVNAGDTVTLKGSASDPDGDALTYAWSVLNPPEGIVIELTGATTATPSFKAPSFTTGKQLTLTFVLIVSAGGQTSAPDTITITIQMPNRLPVGKAPANFEVKEGTAVTLDASESSDPDEDELTFLWTQIGGPVAKLTGSDTAKLSFTTPEVFTKTLMTFVLVVKDAGGAESAPVPVTVTILNVNKPPVAHPRKLPSEINPATITLDATTSTDPDGDALTYQWEQVVGSQVTLSSATGPTVTFEVPKTAFAVQFQFKLTVKDTSGASSSDVVDVLVLAETENTSGCSSTAASPGSLLALSLLAGALLSRRRRLFHR, from the coding sequence ATGCGATCGCCGGAAACGTCGTGGATGGGTCTGTTGCTCGTGCTCCTGGTTGGAACCAGCGCAGGGGGAAATCCCCCCACCGCGGCGGCCCGTGCCACCGCCAACGGCAAGCCCGTGGCCGTCATCTCCGGCCCCGCCACCGTGACGGAAGGCACCCCCACCCCGGTGACACTCGACGGCAGCGGCTCGACGGATCCGGACAACGATCCCTTGACCTACCAGTGGCGCCAGACGGCGGGCCCCGCGGTGACGCTCAGCAGCACCACCCACACCAAGCCCACCTTCCCCGTGCCGGCCGTCACCGCGGACACCCTGCTCACGTTCGAGCTGGTGGTCAACGATGGCACCCTCGACAGCGAGCCGGCGGCGTTCAACGTGACGGTGACCCACGTGAACCAGCCCCCCACCGCGAATGCGGGGGAAGACCAGACGGTGAACGCTGGCGACACCGTGACGCTCAAGGGCTCCGCGAGCGATCCGGATGGGGATGCCCTCACCTATGCCTGGTCCGTGCTGAATCCTCCCGAGGGGATCGTCATCGAGCTGACGGGCGCGACCACCGCCACGCCCTCGTTCAAGGCGCCCTCCTTCACGACGGGCAAGCAACTCACGCTGACCTTCGTGCTCATCGTCAGCGCGGGCGGACAGACCAGCGCGCCCGACACCATCACGATCACCATCCAGATGCCCAACCGCCTTCCGGTGGGCAAAGCGCCGGCGAACTTCGAGGTGAAAGAGGGCACCGCCGTGACCCTCGACGCCAGCGAGAGTTCGGATCCGGATGAAGACGAGCTGACCTTCCTGTGGACCCAGATCGGCGGTCCCGTGGCGAAGCTGACCGGCTCGGACACGGCCAAGCTCTCGTTCACCACCCCCGAGGTCTTCACCAAGACGCTGATGACCTTCGTGCTGGTGGTCAAGGATGCGGGCGGCGCCGAGTCGGCCCCCGTGCCCGTCACCGTCACCATCCTCAACGTCAACAAGCCCCCCGTGGCGCATCCGCGCAAACTGCCCAGCGAGATCAACCCCGCCACCATCACCCTCGATGCCACCACCTCCACGGATCCGGATGGAGATGCGCTGACCTATCAGTGGGAGCAGGTGGTGGGCTCGCAGGTGACGCTCTCATCCGCGACGGGCCCCACCGTGACCTTCGAGGTGCCGAAGACGGCCTTCGCCGTTCAGTTCCAGTTCAAGCTCACCGTCAAGGACACGAGCGGCGCTTCGTCCTCGGACGTGGTGGACGTGCTGGTGCTCGCGGAAACGGAGAACACCTCCGGCTGCTCCAGCACGGCCGCCAGCCCAGGGAGCCTGCTGGCGCTGTCACTGCTGGCGGGTGCCCTGCTGTCACGCCGCCGGCGCCTGTTCCACCGCTGA
- a CDS encoding SDR family oxidoreductase, which yields MSDKRKKQGTGPGTYFVTGYPGFIGKRLVEHIAREDPKGHIYALVQPKVLKEAQKHAAGVKEATLELLTGDIVDMHLGLSGEEYQRLCERVTDIYHLAAVSQLNAPKETTWRVNVDGTRNMLELARDCAHLRRFNTFSSCYVSGDRVGVIAEDELDLGQGFRNPYEESKFQAEKLVQRASATLPITIFRPCSVVGDSRTGEIDRFEGPYYLGILLVTSPLVAPLPLPGNGVAPLNVVPVDFVVAAVWHISRDPRAVGRTFHLVDPNPMSARRVYERIAEKSNRKLPRFHLPARAADVMLRLPVLERLARPQRAAISYVNHLVIYNCHNTLELLDGTGIRCPPLASYLDQLVAYVREQYRKRREGAEVEDPLDHASASGSEAADALPPLPR from the coding sequence ATGAGCGACAAGCGGAAGAAGCAGGGCACCGGCCCAGGCACGTACTTCGTCACCGGCTATCCGGGGTTCATTGGCAAGCGCCTGGTGGAGCACATCGCCCGCGAGGATCCCAAGGGCCACATCTATGCCCTGGTGCAACCCAAGGTCCTCAAGGAGGCCCAGAAGCACGCGGCCGGGGTGAAGGAGGCCACGCTGGAGTTGCTCACCGGGGACATCGTGGACATGCACCTGGGGCTGTCGGGCGAGGAGTACCAGCGGCTGTGCGAGCGGGTGACCGACATCTATCACCTGGCGGCCGTCTCGCAGCTCAACGCTCCCAAGGAGACAACCTGGCGGGTGAACGTGGACGGCACGCGCAACATGCTGGAGCTGGCGCGGGACTGTGCTCACCTGCGCCGCTTCAACACCTTCTCCAGTTGCTACGTGTCCGGGGACCGGGTGGGCGTCATCGCCGAGGATGAGCTGGACCTGGGCCAGGGCTTCCGCAACCCCTACGAGGAATCGAAGTTCCAGGCGGAGAAGCTCGTCCAGCGCGCCAGCGCCACCTTGCCCATCACCATCTTCCGCCCCTGTTCGGTGGTGGGGGATTCACGCACGGGAGAGATCGACCGCTTCGAGGGGCCCTATTACCTGGGCATCCTCCTGGTCACATCGCCCCTGGTGGCCCCCCTGCCCCTGCCCGGCAACGGCGTGGCACCACTCAACGTGGTGCCGGTGGACTTCGTGGTCGCCGCCGTGTGGCACATCTCGCGGGATCCCCGGGCCGTGGGCCGCACCTTCCACCTGGTGGACCCCAACCCCATGAGCGCCCGCCGCGTCTACGAGCGCATCGCGGAGAAGTCGAACCGGAAGCTGCCCCGCTTCCACCTGCCCGCCCGGGCGGCGGATGTCATGCTGCGCCTGCCCGTGCTCGAGAGGCTGGCGCGTCCCCAACGCGCCGCCATCAGCTACGTGAACCACCTGGTCATCTACAACTGCCACAACACGCTGGAGCTGCTGGACGGCACGGGCATCCGCTGCCCCCCGCTGGCCTCGTACCTGGACCAGCTCGTGGCCTATGTGCGCGAGCAGTACCGCAAACGCCGCGAGGGCGCGGAGGTGGAGGATCCGCTCGACCATGCCTCCGCGTCCGGCAGCGAAGCCGCCGACGCCTTGCCTCCTTTGCCGCGCTAG